The DNA sequence acttaaattaaaaaaatgacctttggggcgcctgggtggcgcagtcggttaagcgtccgacttcagccaggtcacgatctcgcggtccgtgagttcgagccccgcgtcaggctctgggctgatggcttagagcctggagcctgtttccgattctgtgtctccctctctctctgcccctctcccgttcatgctctgtctctctctgtcccaaaaataaataaacgttgaaaaaaaaatttaataaaaaaaagagttacccctttaaaaaaatgacctttATCATTGAAATTCTGGTAGGAAAAATGAACGAAACTCAATTCTCCCTTTGAAGCAATTGCTTTCAAAATGCAATTTTTGAAAACCTGAGTTTTCTTAGGAATGTAAAACTATTGTCTTATTTTGCTAATAAAACATGTCTATTGAATCACTCCATTGtgcacctaaaattaatataacactgtatgttagctatattgaaattaaaagttttaaaaatgttcttaaaaaaaagacttctaaataattgatagatttttttttttttttagagcagtttcaggtttacagaaaATTGTTTGGAAAGGAGAGCATTTCCCACCGTTATAGACAATTTTTCCTATGACTTTCTTACATAGTGTGATGCATTACTTGTAACTGACGAACCGATATTGTTATCAACTAAGTCTTTAGTTTACATCGGGGTTGACTTTGTGCTGTATGTCCAATGGGTGCCGACCAACatatgacatgtatccaccatcacACATCATACCATCATACAGAACAGTTTCAGTGCCCTAGAAATCCTGTGCTCCAACTTCTTACTTTCTATAAGCCACGCCGGGTCACCCTTCCTAAAAGAGAATTCTGATCCCGACTTGTTCGCGCTCAAAACCCTCAGTGGCTCTGCCCTGGCCCACAGCGCACAGGACATCAGCCTCGTGCTTGGGGCTTCTCAGCCGAGCCGCGAACCATGACCATCTGTATCCCCATCACTTCCCTCTCGGGCGACTCTACTCCCCGTAGCGTATCTTCTGACGTTCCCCACACACGACCCTCACTCTCATCCATGCTGGCTTATCTGCCCTCTGCATACGAAGGCCCCGGGGGCCCTTCTCCTCACAGCTCCGGTGTCTTGTGAAAACCCATCTCtgggagcgtctgggtggctcagtcggttgagtgcccgactttggatcaggtcacgatctcgcagttcgagctccgtgtcaggctggctctgctgccagctcagagcctggaacctgcttcggagtctgtctaggtctctccttgcccctccccagcttgcacactgTCTTCCTACCTCCcagatataaacaaacatttaaaaataagtaaacatgaaagaaaacaaacatctctGGAGCCGCCCCTCTGACATCCTCTGTTCCCTCATGTCCTCTCTTGCTCCTCTGAGCCTCCTGGACAGGGCTCCTGTGCCCCCTCAATGGCATTTATTGGCCTCAGTACTCAGTATACACATACGTAAAATGGGCGTGGTACGTATGGCGCCAACCACCTAGAGCTGTGTGAGGACTCAACCCCTTAACTCCTGCAGACTGCCAGCCAGGCGGCCGGCCCCTAGGACGTGTTCTTATAAGCGCTGGCTGCCTAATCACGGCCACTGCCACCAGCCGCTACTGCtgtgctcttcctcctcccaccacctcccccctcccacagggCCAGGTCCCGGAGGCACGTCTTTGTGTCCTCCGTGGTACGAGGCATGATGATAGCAAGGGCTCCATAGACGCTTAGCAACAGAACGGCTGGGGCCCTGTGGTCGCACACGGAAGGCAAGCCTGCAGCAAGGCAACGAGACAGCCCCGTGTGCTAAGACGGGGGCTCCTCAGTGCACTCCCCCAATGGACCAGCCCCCATCCCCCCTGGGCCTGTTAGAAAGGACGCGGTGCTGAGCATCTCGTGGTGCCGGCAGGTCATGGTTTCCTGTGGCACAAGCTCTCGGGGAAGGGGACGTGGGGGCAGCTCAGGTGCCTCAGGAGTGGCCAGTGGAGGATGCCAGTACTTTTAGAAATGGGAATCGTACCTGGTGTAGCCTCCAGGGAAGATCTCTGCTTGTTTCCGGTTTGCTTGGTGAGGGCGGCAGCACTTGACCTACAGGATGGAATCCCAAAAAGGAGCCAGATTCCCAAAGACAGAAACCAGAGGAGAGGGACACCATTCTGCTCGGCAATctagaggaggaggaacagagttCCTTGGGGGTTCCTGGGGGCCACACCCATCTCTGCACCTACAACCATTTCTACTCCCTTTGATACCGAAGAGCTGTGCATCGGCAGTGGGGCtcacctccccacctctcccccaggGACCTGACGAACACGGAGCGGGGTCCTAGGCCGGTCTGGAAGCACTGGCTGAGTCACCAGCCTTGGCTCTGTCTGCTGTCCACAATGCCAGTGTACTTGTGGGTGCCCTCGGCACCCGCGAAATGGGTACATACCCATGAGATGTAAGGTAGCATGTACAGAAGGTTAGAACGAAGGCCTCAGGTGGATAGCAGCTGGGGTAGGAGAAGGCGGCATGGGTTGGGACAGTACAATTCCACCCAAAGGGATTGTCGTTGGGCTGATGCTTACTGTCCTGTGGACAGTCCCCAGGGAAGGGTGCCTGCTCAGGGCCTCCATTCGTTGGATGGACAGTGGCCTTAGTGGCGGCCTTGAGGACAGACAGGCCTGTCCTGGAAGCCAGTTTGAGGAGTTCGGGCATTTCCACCATTCAGTTTGGGCCCATGAGAGACAGCTTGTCCACAAAAGCTGGCtccagaaaagggagaggaagctCACTACCATTTTttgacctcctcctcctcctcctcctctttcagaCTCATCTCTACTCTCAAGGCTGGATTTGGGGACAGGGGGAAGGGGCTATGGGTGTAGTGAGAACAGAGGCCAGTCAGGGCTAGGAGTCAGTGGCAACATGGTGGcgagggaagaaggcagagaaatcCACGAAGAGGGCAAGGCTAAGAGGGAAGGCCCAAAGGAAGAGACGGACTGTTGAGGCGCAGTCATGAACTGCCGGAAGGTCGGTTTCCCAGCCCTGATGTGTCGACACGAGCCCAGCTTCACATCTCTCAGCTCtagcctctgctttctctctccctaccgCCCACTTCCCCCGCATCTCCTGGCCAAGCCCAGGCTGGCCGAACGTTCACTTCTCTGTTCTCTCATTATGCCCCAGGAGTAGGTCAATCACAGCACTTACCACTTGCTTTACAGTTATGTTTATGTGGCCATCTTGTTTACGAATCTGCAGGGCTGGGTCTCATTCATCTGGTAGCCCCGTGGGCTAGCCTGGCATCTGCTAACGCTTAGTGTGAAGGAATAACTCACTGTCCATTGTGACATACGGACGTCCTCAAGGTCACATAAACAGCTGCATGACCCCAAAGGCCAGGGGATTATTTTCCTTCATGAGGGTGATAGGTGGAAGGTGGAGGATGGAAagacattttaggggcgcctgggtggcgcagtcggttaagcgtccaacttcagccaggtcacgatctcgcggtctgtgagttcgagccccgcattgggctctgggctaatggctcagagcctggagcctgtttccgattctgtgtctccctctctctctgcccctcgcccgttcatgctctgtctctctctgtcccaaaaataaataaacgttgaaaaaaaaaataaaaaaaaaaagtgaacatgtGCCATGAAACGCTAAAAAATGAACGAGCTGAATTGTGATTTTCTAATCAGTCAAGTTTTTCCTTCTATAGATACGGACAAGATGCAAAGGAGAAATCGAGGCAGTTAATAGGACACAGCGTCCTACGTCTGCCTACACAGTCTGGCCACAAGTGGATTGGGGCtgcatgagaaagaaaggaaggagtagGAGGTCTGTTGTAGCACCAAATGGTTTCGCTGGACTTCGTCCTGACAAGAGCTATATATTTCAAGTCCTGTCTATTGAATTTCCTTTGTAATACCTGATGTTTCTGCCCAGACTCCTCATGATGAATTTCGTCTGGGTCAGCCTAGTGCACAATCTTTTGATGCTTTTCTTAAACTGCCCTCAATTGTCCATAAATAACCATCAGCAGACACATCATCAAAGGAGTTTCACAGCGGACAAACTAAAGACTCCATCCGCGGTGGGTTAAAGAGCAACCGTGAGAACTGTTGAGGCCACGTCTCCTTGCTAATGAAGACCAAAACTGTTACCTCCggaccagacacaaaaggacaagtaCTACAGGATCCCACTGCTCTGAGGCACCTAGACAAATCAGAGACGGGAAGTAGAATGCTGGTTACTAGGGACGGGAGGTGGCAAGGAACGAacagttagtgtttaatgggggcagagtttcagttgggaagatgagaaagttctagagatggatggtggtgatggctgtgcGGCACTATGAAGGTTCTTATGGCCGCTGAGACGCACACTTAAAAGTAGTGGTAAGTGGTAAATTTTGTCCTGTGCACACTTCCCACAAGACACATTTCCTGAGAAAGGCAATGCCCTGTGCCACCTTTTGTGGTTGTACAGAGAAAAGAAGGGCCATGCAAGGTGTCCCCTTCCTTGTAGGTCTCCCCGAGATGTCAAACCCAGCCTATTTGAGGACTCTGGTTCCAGAACATTAGGATCAAAACGATTCATGGACCACCCAGGTCGCCTGGTTGTGCCGGCGAAAGCAGTGGGGACTGAGTGGGGACCCAGCTACTGAATGGAAACGGGGCTGGACATCCTCGAGACGGTTTTAGGATTTCACTGAAAGGAACCAGACAGTCTTATAAAAACTGATGGGTAAGCTGTTCTGTCATCTCAGGCTGGCCACGGGGCTCTCTCATGCTGATCAGAGACCCTGAACACCACGGTGGGCGGTAAAAGCTACAGGTACAAACGATCACTTAATACAACCAAGTACCCCTGGAGACATTTTAAAACCTTGCTACTCAAAGGTGGTCTGCAGAGCAACAGCATGAGCTTCACCTGACCCTTGGCTCAACGTGCAGAAGCCCAGTCCCCTAGACCTTGGGGATCGACAAGATACCCATTTATTTACACTTTGAAGCTTGAGAAGGACTGCTTGAAGACCTGACTGCACAGAAAATAACCAtgtactttaaagtttatttatttttcttaataacctctacacccaacccggggagggagggggcttgaactcacgaccctgagatcaagagttgcatgctcttccgactgagccagccaggtgcccctaacgtgTACTTTATAGTGAATAGCTGGGAACTATGTACTTATGGAAGTAAATCTGTGATGCCGTCCACTAGGGCTATCAAAGAAACAGGGTTTTGTGCTAGGGGGCCATCGCTGGTGCAGAGTCTTTGCCCTGGGGAAGGTTGCATTTTGTGCCACTGAGAACCCCAGCCTTCACTGAGGATTTTGGGGGACAGCAAGGGAGGCAGATTTCACACATCCCACCAGGACTCACCCCTGGCAAGGGCTCCACATTGCAAAGGAGGGAGAGGGTAGGTAGGCCGCCAGCCTGGCTTTCCCGTTGACCTGACCCTCCACCCTCTAAGCCCGTGGGGGTTCAGCTCGTCAGTTAAGAAACGTCTCTCTACACGGGAATTCTCTTCGTAGCTAATCAGCTACAAAGAGAATATAATTTCTGTTATTATATCTGTAGTTCTTTTCAATTAAGCTGTTGTGGTCATGTAAAGAGATACAGTGAATTGCCCCCAGATTTTAATGTGGGGCAGTAACTCCCTAATTATATGAAAACTCTTTCCCCGCACTCTTGCCTTGACTGATAACCATGGGTAAAAGGGACCAGAACCACTAAGTACTGAGTGTCATCTCTCAGCTGGATCCTGTTTATGTGCAGTTAGCTCATCCAATTTCCCCCAATTCTGAGACTGTTCCACAGATAGGGCAACAGGCTCAAGAGAAATCACCTAAACTGTGCCGGGTCAAAAGGTCACAAAGTGACAGAGCCCACGATTTAAATCCAGATGTATCTGACCCCCAGAGCTCTAGCTCTGACATCCCACGAACTTGCGGACTGAGCCCCAGCCATCAGGCTGGCTGCATTTATATTTACTCGAGTCGACACAGTCTCGTGGGCCAGGTCACGTCTGCTCTGAGGCCCAAACTGGACACTTATAAAGAGCTTTGTAGGCCACAAGGGTCTTACAGCTCTTCGATGGCATGGGAATGACCAGGCAGCTTAACATCACAGGCTTTTGCATTTCCTGATCTCTCAGGCATCAAAACGAGACAAGAAAGGCTCTTTTTAAAAGGGATTTCCTGACGAATGAAACCTGGAAGTCCTGCAAATCTTAGGGACTTCTGATCTTGTAGGGATTTTTCCAACCCCTCCCCACTTTCCTCTTTGTCAACAAGAAAATCATTCTTGTGGGTCGGAgacagggcagggacagggacacTCTGCAGCAGAACACCGCTGCAGCCCCCGTCTCCTGAAATTCTTCTGGGGCACGTCCACCACTGGAGTGGGCTCCTAAGCGTGTTCTTTTGATTAAGAAACCATCCCGCACGAAGCTCCTGCCGCGGCAGCTGACGTCCTCCGTGTCACACAGGCACTACCAGGTGACCTCTCATCGGACGCCAGGGTTTGGCGACGCTTGGCTGAAGCGAGAAAGAACATGACGCAGCCGTAGGCGAGCCATTTTGCCAAAGAGGATTACGACGTGCCTGTCGCGAAGTGCACACCAAAGAAATGACAAAGCTCCTACTTTTCAAGAAAACCTTTCAGTACTGTGCAAgagaccaaaaccaaaacacccGGTAAAGCGTTGCCAGTGTGATCGGCCACGGGCCACAGCGCCACGGCCCTGTCGAGGTTGGTCTGTTCGACGGGAGTCCTGCTGACGGCAGCTCCGAAGGCTCACCCCAGTGAGCCTCAGGTTTGGGGGTTCAGCGGCACTTCCCCgtcttcctcccctcccagcccccgaCTTCTGAACGCAGAGGTTTTGACGGCTCCCAGCACCTACAGCAGCTAGAGAAAGCCGCAACGTGCTGTCCCCTCTACTGTCCCTTCTGTCCCGCACAGCCTCCTGAGTGCCTAGCTTCCTGCAggttttcagttctctttagTTTTGTCCAtgtcttcccttttccccaaatCTCTCAGGGGTTTTAAAAGCCCGAGGTGTCACAGCTTTTAAGTTAGCCTCTTAGAAGTGAACCatctcgggggcgcctgggtggctcagtcggttaagcgtctgacttcagctcaggtcacgatctcgtggtccgtgagttcgagccccgcgtcgggctctgtgctgatggctcagagcctggagcctgtttccgattctgtgtctccctctctctctctgcccctcccccgttcatgctctgtctctctctgtcccaaaaataaataaacgttaaaaaaaaaaaaaaaaaaagtgaaccatCTTGGTTCTCACTACACGTGGCACAACCCAACTGCTAGCAGCACGGGCGGGTCACTGTGACCCGGCCACCTCCTGTGGGACTCAGGTCAACTATTTTATTCATCCTGAGCTTTTAATTTCTCATCTAGGAGATGACAACAGTCAACCTACTTCACTAGCTTGTTGTGAAGATGATACTGGAACAGCTCCTGGCACGGAGCAAGTCTGTGTCACATTTTACCTATCATGACACTTACCCTACTCTCTTCAGTGGTGTCTCATTTGTCCATTCTAAGATGGCCGAGGCCAGGGACTGTCTCCGGTCATCTGTGAAACCTCAGGGCTTGGATAGCAGGTGCTTCCAAAGATGCCTGAGGTGAACGGCTGAGAACCTTTCTGGAGGTGAACATAAAGCCTGGATGACGGATGTGGGAAAAGCATCGCAGGCAGGGACAAGGACACAGGGGCTGTAAGGAGTCcgtgtgggagggaggaagggaagcgGGGAGAAGACAAGGCTGAAGAAAGGCGATGCTCAGGTCTCTGGGGCCAAGAGCGATCCCAAAGGCTCTGTCTGTCAGAGGGCCAAATGGAGAACGACGCCAGAAGACTGGACACAAATGCATCGGGTGGGGAGAATTCCTGTTAGCGACGAGACTGGTTAGAAAAACGCAGCCATTACAGCTACAGCAACAGCTACAGCTATTATTCCCAAACCCTTCTTCCTTACAAAGAAAAGGCAATCTTATGATCACACAGAGGCCACGTTCTTTTTTATTGACAATTCATTCTCTACACACGTACAGTATTGCACAAATGACAGGTGGACCGACAAGTGTATTAACAATACGAACTTGCAAGCACCTACAGAGCCACCACACTAGGTTTTGGTGCATTCCGTGCCGGGTACTTCAGTAAATAGGACGGACAGAAGTGTGACAGCTACCTCATGAGAACCGGCTTTCAAAAAAAGCATATGTGTTGTAGAACAGTATGTCAAACCCAGGAAAATCACTAAATGACAAAAGGAACACTGTCAAAGAAAAGGTGGTAGTGACAACGTTAGGTTAAGAATTTCACTGAACTTGAGATTCAGAAAACGTACACGTACTGGGAATTTGAAGAAAAGACCCTCATGTTTGGCCCTCATGAAGACCCTCAACATTCGAGAAGGATATTTCTGGGGCGCTACAGTGTCCTCTCTACTGTAGAAAACATGTCTCATAGTTCTAAAGAAACAAGACGGTAATTCACATGAGTGggttttaaaataagattcttctcactcaaaataaaataaactaaataacgATCTTTGTCAAATTACAAGAAAATCTTATCAGAATGCCAACCAGATAGAGAAGCCAGTCCACACGCCAACCGTTGCTGCCTGCCTCAGACTGTGGAGCCGGCGTGTCCCCTACACAGAAGGGGACACGAGAGTGGTCCCAGCTCCGCTGCTACAGAGCCTACGGTGTGAGGGTGGACAGAAGTCCTTCAGCTTCCCCGGGGGTTGCACCCCAGGTACAGAATTGAGGGGTGGACTGGATGGCTTCTTAAACACCTTTCAACCAAAAGATCTAAGCCAGCTGGAGACTCCACCGTGGAGGGGACACGGAGGGTGGCAaaagaaatggattaaaaatggtGGGTGAAGTAATTCTTACCTTGAGATGACACTGCTCGGAACCTTTCTGCACTGCAGTTCAAGGAAACCTTTGCTCGATACTTTTGTCTGCCAGCTGCTGCTAAGGGGTAAAGCAAATGAGGCATCTGACAATGAAATTTGGGACAAAAATGTAGAAACGCTGTACCAAGTTTGGGTAGAAAAAACAGTGCACTCCCGCGTCCCGCCGGTAGTCAGGATCTTCCGCCTCTGAACTTTAAGAGCCATCAATCTGGTTGGTAAATGCACATTCGCACCATTCAATGGAGATCTATGCAGTGCACGTGTATCAAGTACGTTTCCTGAAATCCTCCCAGGAAGGCGGCTTTCATGAAACTGGTTCTAATAAAAAGGATGAAGACAAGGAAGTGCaggataggattttttttctttatagattagGAAAATGACTCAAAGAGAGTAATGGCTTCTCATTTTCtgccctttaaaaataatacaaatatcacTTCTTTAGGAATCTAATACACTGGCTTCACTTTCaaaatgcatcattttattttcctcataagGCAGTCATACATTATAACCTTTCAGCACGCGACAGTCACATCATTTCTTCAGTAAGCCCTAGGACTTCCATGAGTGTTCCCGGAGCTCACAGCCAGAGCAGTCAAATATTAAAGCTTTCTCCACAGCCACACGTTCCTTTGATGTTTGGGTTATTGAAAACAAACTCACTGGATAACTTATCTTCAACATAGTCCATTTCTGTTCCTAAAAGTGTCAGTTGTGCTTTCTTCTCGATGAACACTCTGACTCCTGGCGGGAGAAGAAAACAAGTGTCACATAAATAAAACCTGCAGAGTAAACACTCACAAAAGTCAAACAGGAAGCTTCTGGATCAGTCCCACTATTTCCTTTAAGGGATTTAGTGCTCAGTTTCCTGTCTGTCCCTTCTTTTCCACCCAATAACCTAAGTCAAACACAATGACACTGGCTAGACTGTTGTATATAAGCCAATCCCATGACAATCCTATGCAAAACTAGAATTTGCTTTGCACTTCACTCCTTTTTCCAATATGCAATATGAAGGAAATGAGTATATTCTCGGTGAGACTTCTGTAAAGACAAAGTCCGGAAAATGTGCGAGAACTCTGCAATGACGTCTGTACACATGACACAATGGCAAGCCTAGAGGCACACAAGGACTGTGATACACTGGGCTGGTTTCATAAGACCAACCAGTGCACCGCAGCCGTTTTGTGCTGCTTAGGGGCTGGAAAACTGGTAACAACCTAACTCCCTAGTAATTACACAGGTAGAAGTTGGTATCTTCGTAAATATAATTAGCTTAAGAAAgctttccagggtgcctgggtggctcagtggttaagcatccgactttagttcaggtcatgatctcgcagttcatgaaaacaagaccgcatcaggctctgtgctgacagctcagagcctgggacctgcactggattctgtgtctccctctctctctgcccctcccctgcttgcacgctctaagataaacaaacattcaaaaaaaataaaaaaaaaaccccaaaacttaaaaaaataataaaataaaaaagagaaagctttccTTCTTATAAGAAACTTAGTAATTACTCATATATAAACTACACATAATTATTAGAACTCctcttcttaaaaatgaaaacatttaagatatttaatGTATTGATCTAAAAAACaacacactggggcacctgggtggctcagtcggttacgttcgactcttgattttgactcaggtcatgatcccagggtggtgggatcgagccctgtgttgggcatgaagcctgcttaagattctgtctctccccctctcccccactcgctctttctctaaaataaaagaaaaataaaaactacctaTTAACAAAAAtaggtagttttttgttttcaataggTTTTATCAGATTCTTGGgttggggcaggaggcaggacatAATTAAAgcactgacattttaaataaaaatgaaaaatacagattcctcAAAAGCATGAGATGACATTACTTATTTGGTACAGACGTCAAACTGCTGCTTCACACACGATGCATGGTTCAGTATGaagtttaatcattttaaaacctTTCTGCACACAGTGATTATTTTTTGTAactgaaataaacacacaaatgataatCCATCAGTTACTAAGAGCACAGCCTATttaacctctccatgcctcagtttcttcatctgtaaaacggggcaCGACATGGTACCATTCTCACTCAGCTGCTGTGTATGAATCACTTAATACACGAAAGGCCATCAAACCAGATACACTGAGCACCACATACGCCATTCCTGCTATCATCTTTACTCTTCTTGCTGTTCAAGGTTAAAGATTTGACACCAAGTTTGCTTAAAACTCACCGTCTTGAACAACTTCTTCATCAGAATCTCCTTTtgtctttgtatattctagagtATAAGAAAGGCCATTACAACCCCTGGTTCGGACACCAACTTTCAGACCTACCTGAAAAAGCattgtaaataaaacttaagttttAAAGTAGTACATATTAAACAATTACATTCATAAAAACCCTGGCTGGTTGACCCTGTGTGTTTCTTCGTAagctcaaagataaatattagaTTTCTCGCTATAAAATGTCCCTTTAGGAAGTGGAAGGGGGAACatgcacttaaaaaatttaactatTTAACAAACATCACTGCAACACTAGTGGggatcctaaaataaaaaaacaattatatgcaaagaaaacagtacagaggggTCAAAACTCCAAAAAGCCAGTCACTATCACTCTACAAAAGATATCTCCTAtggttttcccatttttcttccagtcctcgtcatatatacatacactcgAAACACAGGTTTTATTACAGCAGGAATAAAAGTCTTATTGTCTGCTTTGTTTCTGCCACGTAAGACATCATCTTTCCGTGTGATCAGCCTTCACAACTATCATTTGCATGTAATGCCTCAGTAATCCACTGTACCACAGTAAGCTGTGCCCCACCCGGGGCGCGCACTCACCACCCCGTGATccagagtcacatactctactgaccgagccagccaggtgcctcttaaaGAAGAGTTTTAATTctaaacattaagattttttttttttaaaggaaaaagaaaagtatctgaTGGCAGAGATGGCTACCTACAAATTCTCGATTGTCTGTGCCCCACCTCACTGCAGGAGATGCTCTCAGGAAGTTTCTGTGTGGCTAGGTTCACCGAGGCTCACAGGCTGTCATCTGGCAATCACCCTGCCTCTACACGGGGCCTTAACTCTAAGGCAGACCTGTGTACACATTCTCGAGTACCAGAAATCAGAAGATTGCAGCCAACACAGACGTAAGAAGTTTAAAAGGTGACCAAACCGCACTTTTAAAATACCAATGTCTATCTTAACGTGACTGCCTAACAACACCTACCAAATGCCTACTCTTGGATCTTATCTGCTTTTTCATTGAAGTGTATGGTAAAACTATCACCATACAAAGGAGGATTTCAGCCAGTAGACCCTGATTCTCAAAAGCAGCGATGTGCACTTGCTTCAGGAAAACAGGGAGTAGGAAAGACGTGTGGCAAAGAGGGGGGCTTacaatgttggggtgcctgggaatCTGGATAGCTGAAGCATTCAGACAGCAGAGTGTGTCCTTAT is a window from the Felis catus isolate Fca126 chromosome D4, F.catus_Fca126_mat1.0, whole genome shotgun sequence genome containing:
- the ISCA1 gene encoding iron-sulfur cluster assembly 1 homolog, mitochondrial gives rise to the protein MSASLVRATVRAVSKRKLQPTRAALTLTPSAVNKIKQLLKDKPEHVGLKVGVRTRGCNGLSYTLEYTKTKGDSDEEVVQDGVRVFIEKKAQLTLLGTEMDYVEDKLSSEFVFNNPNIKGTCGCGESFNI